In Streptomyces sp. NBC_01439, the following are encoded in one genomic region:
- a CDS encoding DLW-39 family protein codes for MKKLLLVALAAIGGLLVYRQIQADRAEQDLWTEATDSVPSGSGV; via the coding sequence GTGAAGAAGCTGCTCCTGGTCGCACTGGCCGCCATCGGCGGGCTCCTCGTGTACCGCCAGATCCAGGCGGACCGCGCCGAGCAGGACCTGTGGACGGAGGCAACTGACTCCGTGCCCTCTGGTTCCGGTGTGTGA
- a CDS encoding DUF3566 domain-containing protein, with translation MSGATGAGPAKTGANGARGPAADSQGGTVTDTRGPKSSVGADAGQDKPAQPYHPPQAYPAPSGPGTAQGGAGAGAQRKPRAGVRTAPRTRKARLRVAKADPWSVMKVSFLLSIALGICTIVAAAVLWMVMDAMGVFSTVGGTISEATGSNEGNGFDLQSFLSLPRVLIFTSVIAVIDVVLATALATLGAFIYNLSAGFVGGVELTLAEDE, from the coding sequence GTGAGTGGAGCCACGGGCGCCGGACCGGCCAAGACTGGAGCGAACGGTGCCCGTGGCCCTGCCGCGGACTCCCAGGGGGGAACCGTGACGGACACTCGAGGTCCGAAGTCGTCGGTCGGCGCGGACGCCGGCCAGGACAAGCCCGCACAGCCGTACCACCCGCCGCAGGCCTACCCGGCGCCTTCGGGCCCCGGGACGGCGCAGGGCGGCGCGGGGGCGGGCGCGCAGCGCAAGCCGCGTGCGGGGGTCCGTACGGCCCCCCGCACCCGCAAGGCGCGGCTGCGGGTGGCCAAGGCCGACCCGTGGTCGGTCATGAAGGTCAGCTTCCTGCTGTCGATCGCGCTCGGCATCTGCACGATCGTGGCGGCGGCCGTGCTGTGGATGGTCATGGACGCGATGGGCGTCTTCTCGACCGTCGGCGGCACGATCAGCGAGGCGACCGGTTCGAACGAGGGCAACGGCTTCGACCTCCAGTCGTTCCTGTCGCTGCCGCGCGTTCTGATCTTCACGTCGGTCATCGCGGTGATCGACGTGGTGCTGGCGACGGCACTGGCGACGCTGGGCGCGTTCATCTACAACCTGTCGGCGGGCTTCGTCGGCGGTGTGGAGCTCACCCTCGCCGAGGACGAGTAG